A stretch of the Eulemur rufifrons isolate Redbay chromosome 20, OSU_ERuf_1, whole genome shotgun sequence genome encodes the following:
- the LOC138400937 gene encoding BPI fold-containing family A member 1-like isoform X2 produces the protein MIPIGGLLVFCGLLAQTMAQLRGLPLPVGQALPLAVTPALPSSPTDLAKGLTSGLSNGLLSGGLLGILENLPLLDILKPGGGTSGGLLGGLLGGLLEKVTSVIPGLDNIIDLKVTDPQLLELGLVQSPDGHRLYVTIPLGLKLRVKTLLVGSLLELAVKLNITAEILAVTDKQERIHLVLGDCTHSPGSLKISLLDGLGSLPIQSLLDSLTGVLNKVLPELVQGKVCPLVNGVLGQLDVTLVHDIVNKLIHGLEFVIKV, from the exons ATGATTCCAATCGGGGGCCTCCTTGTCTTCTGTGGGCTGTTGGCTCAGACCATGGCCCAGCTCAGAGGCCTGCCCCTGCCcgtgggccag gccctgcccttggCTGTGACTCCGGCCCTGCCCTCGAGTCCCACAGATCTTGCTAAAGGCTTAACAAGTG GCCTCAGCAATGGCCTGCTCTCTGGGGGTCTGTTGGGCATTCTGGAAAACCTTCCACTCTTGGACATCCTGAAGCCTGGAGGAGGCACTTCCGGTGGCCTGCTTGGGGGCCTGCTTGGTGGCCTGCTTGAAAAAGTGACTTCAGTGATCCCTGGCCTGGACAACATCATTGA CCTAAAGGTCACTGATCCTCAGCTGCTGGAACTCGGTCTTGTGCAGAGCCCCGATGGCCATCGTCTCTATGTCACCATTCCTCTCGGCCTGAAACTCCGTGTGAAAAC GCTCCTGGTCGGAAGTCTGTTGGAGCTGGCCGTGAAGCTCAACATCACTGCAGAAATCTTAGCCGTGACAGATAAGCAGGAGAGGATCCACCTGGTCCTTGGTGACTGCACCCACTCCCCTGGCAGCCTGAAAATCTCCCTGCTTGATGG ACTTGGCTCCCTCCCCATTCAAAGCCTTCTTGACAGCCTCACAGGGGTCTTGAACAAAGTCCTTCCTGAGCTGGTGCAGGGCAAG GTGTGCCCTCTGGTCAATGGGGTTCTCGGCCAATTGGACGTCACCCTGGTGCATGACATTGTCA acAAGCTGATCCATGGGCTAGAATTTGTCATCAAGGTCTAA
- the LOC138400937 gene encoding BPI fold-containing family A member 1-like isoform X1 produces MIPIGGLLVFCGLLAQTMAQLRGLPLPVGQALPLPLGQALPLPVGQALPLAVTPALPSSPTDLAKGLTSGLSNGLLSGGLLGILENLPLLDILKPGGGTSGGLLGGLLGGLLEKVTSVIPGLDNIIDLKVTDPQLLELGLVQSPDGHRLYVTIPLGLKLRVKTLLVGSLLELAVKLNITAEILAVTDKQERIHLVLGDCTHSPGSLKISLLDGLGSLPIQSLLDSLTGVLNKVLPELVQGKVCPLVNGVLGQLDVTLVHDIVNKLIHGLEFVIKV; encoded by the exons ATGATTCCAATCGGGGGCCTCCTTGTCTTCTGTGGGCTGTTGGCTCAGACCATGGCCCAGCTCAGAGGCCTGCCCCTGCCcgtgggccaggccctgcccctgcccctgggccaggccctgcccctgcccgtgggccaggccctgcccttggCTGTGACTCCGGCCCTGCCCTCGAGTCCCACAGATCTTGCTAAAGGCTTAACAAGTG GCCTCAGCAATGGCCTGCTCTCTGGGGGTCTGTTGGGCATTCTGGAAAACCTTCCACTCTTGGACATCCTGAAGCCTGGAGGAGGCACTTCCGGTGGCCTGCTTGGGGGCCTGCTTGGTGGCCTGCTTGAAAAAGTGACTTCAGTGATCCCTGGCCTGGACAACATCATTGA CCTAAAGGTCACTGATCCTCAGCTGCTGGAACTCGGTCTTGTGCAGAGCCCCGATGGCCATCGTCTCTATGTCACCATTCCTCTCGGCCTGAAACTCCGTGTGAAAAC GCTCCTGGTCGGAAGTCTGTTGGAGCTGGCCGTGAAGCTCAACATCACTGCAGAAATCTTAGCCGTGACAGATAAGCAGGAGAGGATCCACCTGGTCCTTGGTGACTGCACCCACTCCCCTGGCAGCCTGAAAATCTCCCTGCTTGATGG ACTTGGCTCCCTCCCCATTCAAAGCCTTCTTGACAGCCTCACAGGGGTCTTGAACAAAGTCCTTCCTGAGCTGGTGCAGGGCAAG GTGTGCCCTCTGGTCAATGGGGTTCTCGGCCAATTGGACGTCACCCTGGTGCATGACATTGTCA acAAGCTGATCCATGGGCTAGAATTTGTCATCAAGGTCTAA